The Pseudomonas extremaustralis genome contains a region encoding:
- a CDS encoding rRNA pseudouridine synthase: protein MTDPIRLSKRLIELVGCSRREAELFIEGGWVSVDGEVIDEPQFKVSTQKVELDPEAKATAPEPVTILLHAPAGVDAETAMASISAQTLSEEHRFSKRPLKGHFLRLSASADLQANASGLLVFTQDWKILRKLTADAAKIEQEYVVEVEGDMVAHGLNRLNHGLTYKGKELPAVKASWQNENRLRFAIKNPQPGVIALFCEAVGLKVVAIRRIRIGGVSIGKVPVGQWRYLSGKEKF from the coding sequence ATGACTGACCCCATACGCCTCTCCAAACGCCTTATCGAACTGGTCGGTTGCTCCCGTCGGGAGGCTGAGCTGTTTATCGAAGGCGGCTGGGTCTCGGTGGACGGTGAAGTGATCGACGAGCCGCAGTTCAAAGTCTCCACCCAGAAGGTCGAACTGGACCCCGAAGCCAAGGCCACCGCGCCGGAGCCGGTGACCATCCTGCTGCACGCCCCGGCCGGCGTGGATGCCGAGACGGCGATGGCGTCGATCAGCGCGCAGACCCTGTCCGAAGAACACCGCTTCAGCAAGCGCCCGCTCAAGGGCCACTTCCTGCGCCTGAGCGCCAGCGCCGACCTGCAAGCCAACGCCAGCGGCCTGCTGGTGTTCACCCAGGACTGGAAGATTCTGCGCAAGTTGACCGCCGATGCCGCCAAGATCGAACAGGAATACGTGGTGGAAGTCGAAGGCGACATGGTCGCCCACGGCCTCAACCGCCTCAACCATGGCCTGACCTACAAAGGCAAAGAGCTGCCGGCAGTGAAAGCCAGCTGGCAGAACGAAAACCGCCTGCGCTTTGCGATAAAGAACCCGCAACCGGGCGTGATCGCCCTGTTCTGCGAAGCCGTTGGCCTGAAGGTCGTCGCCATCCGCCGCATCCGCATCGGCGGCGTATCCATCGGCAAGGTGCCGGTGGGCCAGTGGCGTTACTTGTCCGGCAAAGAGAAGTTCTAA
- a CDS encoding YehS family protein — protein MIHNDVLRSVRYMLDISDNKMVEIIKLGGMDVSKEDLLTYLKKDEEEGFVFCPDEVMAHFLDGLVMFKRGKDESRPPQPIETPVTNNIILKKLRVAFELKEDDMHAILKAAEFPVSKPELSALFRKFGHTNYRTCGDQLLRNFLKGLTLRVRA, from the coding sequence ATGATTCACAATGACGTACTGCGCAGCGTGCGCTACATGCTCGACATCAGCGACAACAAGATGGTCGAGATCATCAAGCTCGGCGGCATGGACGTGAGCAAGGAAGACCTGCTGACTTACCTCAAGAAAGACGAGGAAGAAGGCTTTGTGTTCTGCCCGGACGAGGTCATGGCCCACTTCCTCGACGGCCTGGTGATGTTCAAGCGCGGCAAGGACGAAAGCCGTCCGCCGCAGCCGATCGAAACCCCGGTGACCAACAACATCATCCTCAAGAAGCTGCGCGTGGCCTTCGAATTGAAGGAAGACGACATGCACGCCATCCTCAAGGCCGCCGAGTTCCCGGTGTCCAAGCCTGAACTGAGCGCGCTGTTCCGCAAGTTCGGCCACACCAACTACCGCACATGTGGCGACCAGTTGCTGCGTAACTTCCTCAAGGGCCTGACCCTGCGGGTTCGTGCGTAA
- the rimO gene encoding 30S ribosomal protein S12 methylthiotransferase RimO, translating into MSTTIAKANPKVGFVSLGCPKALVDSERILTQLRMEGYDVVSTYQDADVVVVNTCGFIDSAKAESLEVIGEAIKENGKVIVTGCMGVEEGNIRNVHPSVLAVTGPQQYEQVVNAVHDVVPPRQDHNPLIDLVPPQGIKLTPRHYAYLKISEGCNHSCSFCIIPSMRGKLVSRPVGDVLDEAQRLVKSGVKELLVISQDTSAYGVDVKYRTGFWNGAPVKTRMTELCEALSSLGVWVRLHYVYPYPHVDELIPLMAAGKILPYLDIPFQHASPKILKAMKRPAFEDKTLARIKNWREICPELIIRSTFIVGFPGETEEDFQYLLDWLTEAQLDRVGCFQYSPVEGAPANLLDLPVVPDDVKQDRWERFMAHQQAISSARLQLRIGKEIEVLIDEVDEQGAVGRCFFDAPEIDGNVFIDDASGLKPGDKVWCTVTDADEYDLWAEKRD; encoded by the coding sequence ATGTCCACCACCATCGCAAAAGCCAACCCCAAGGTCGGCTTTGTTTCCCTGGGCTGCCCGAAGGCTCTGGTCGACTCCGAACGCATCCTGACGCAATTGCGCATGGAAGGTTATGACGTCGTGTCCACTTACCAGGACGCGGACGTGGTGGTGGTCAACACCTGTGGCTTCATCGACTCGGCCAAGGCGGAGTCCCTGGAAGTGATCGGCGAAGCGATCAAGGAAAACGGCAAGGTCATCGTCACCGGCTGCATGGGCGTGGAAGAAGGCAATATCCGCAACGTGCACCCCAGCGTACTGGCCGTGACCGGCCCGCAGCAGTACGAGCAGGTGGTCAACGCCGTGCACGACGTAGTGCCGCCGCGCCAGGACCACAACCCGCTGATCGACCTGGTGCCGCCCCAAGGCATCAAGCTGACCCCGCGCCACTATGCGTACCTGAAGATTTCCGAGGGCTGCAACCACAGCTGCAGCTTCTGCATCATCCCGTCGATGCGCGGCAAGCTGGTCAGCCGCCCGGTGGGCGACGTCCTGGACGAGGCCCAGCGCCTGGTCAAATCCGGCGTGAAGGAATTGCTGGTGATCTCCCAGGACACCAGCGCCTATGGCGTCGATGTGAAATACCGCACCGGTTTCTGGAACGGCGCGCCGGTGAAAACCCGCATGACCGAACTGTGCGAAGCCCTGAGCAGCCTGGGCGTGTGGGTGCGCCTGCACTACGTTTACCCGTACCCGCACGTGGACGAACTGATCCCGTTGATGGCCGCCGGCAAGATCCTGCCGTACCTGGACATCCCGTTCCAGCACGCCAGCCCCAAGATCCTCAAGGCCATGAAACGCCCGGCCTTCGAAGACAAGACCCTGGCGCGCATCAAGAACTGGCGCGAAATCTGCCCCGAGCTGATCATCCGCTCGACCTTTATCGTCGGCTTCCCTGGCGAAACCGAGGAAGACTTCCAATACCTGCTGGACTGGCTGACCGAAGCGCAGCTGGATCGCGTCGGTTGCTTCCAGTACTCGCCGGTCGAAGGCGCACCGGCCAACCTGCTGGACCTGCCCGTGGTGCCGGATGACGTCAAGCAGGACCGTTGGGAGCGTTTCATGGCGCACCAACAGGCCATCAGCTCGGCGCGCCTGCAACTGCGTATCGGCAAGGAAATCGAAGTGCTGATCGACGAAGTCGACGAGCAAGGCGCCGTGGGCCGTTGCTTCTTCGACGCGCCGGAAATCGACGGTAACGTGTTTATCGACGATGCCAGCGGTTTGAAGCCGGGCGACAAGGTCTGGTGCACCGTGACCGATGCCGACGAATACGACCTGTGGGCCGAAAAGCGCGACTGA
- a CDS encoding GNAT family N-acetyltransferase, translating into MRQHSVIHTPKSSDYAQLTRIWEASVRATHDFLPDSYIELLKNLVLTRYLDAVMLICTKDSRQRITGFAGVAAGKVEMLFIDPQHRGQGLGRQLLRYAIERMNADELDVNEQNPQALGFYFKQGFEVIGRTEHDGLGQPYPLLHMRLRQVQQEARQG; encoded by the coding sequence ATGCGTCAGCATTCGGTTATCCACACACCAAAAAGCAGCGACTACGCGCAATTGACCCGCATCTGGGAGGCGTCGGTGCGGGCCACCCACGACTTCCTGCCGGACAGTTACATCGAGCTGCTGAAAAACCTGGTGCTGACCCGTTACCTGGACGCCGTCATGCTGATCTGCACCAAGGACTCACGCCAACGCATCACCGGGTTCGCCGGAGTGGCCGCCGGCAAGGTCGAAATGCTGTTTATCGACCCGCAGCACCGGGGCCAGGGCCTGGGCCGGCAATTGCTGCGTTATGCGATCGAGCGCATGAACGCCGACGAACTGGACGTCAACGAACAGAACCCCCAGGCCCTGGGCTTTTACTTCAAGCAGGGCTTCGAGGTGATCGGCCGCACGGAGCATGATGGCCTGGGGCAGCCGTATCCGCTGCTGCACATGCGTTTGCGCCAGGTGCAGCAAGAGGCGCGCCAGGGCTAA
- the tsaA gene encoding tRNA (N6-threonylcarbamoyladenosine(37)-N6)-methyltransferase TrmO, which produces MSYQVSPVGFVRSCFKEKFAIPRQPQLAPAARGVLELVAPFDQGEAVQGLEQVSHVWLLFLFHQALEDKPRLKVRPPRLGGNTSMGVFATRATHRPNGIGQSVVKLDKVEPGRLWISGIDLLDGTPVLDIKPYVPYADIVDNATNSIASAAPQLIAVQWLKTALQQAQGHAQRLGEPLVALIDQCLAQDPRPAYQTPGPEREYGVQFWDVDVRWHYPEAGVICVLEVIAAE; this is translated from the coding sequence ATGAGTTATCAGGTCTCACCCGTCGGCTTCGTGCGCTCCTGCTTCAAGGAGAAGTTCGCCATCCCGCGCCAGCCGCAACTGGCGCCCGCCGCCCGGGGCGTGCTGGAGCTGGTGGCGCCGTTCGACCAGGGTGAGGCGGTACAGGGCCTGGAACAGGTCAGCCATGTATGGCTGCTGTTTCTGTTCCACCAGGCTCTGGAAGACAAGCCACGCCTCAAAGTGCGCCCACCCCGCCTGGGCGGCAACACCTCCATGGGCGTGTTCGCGACCCGCGCGACTCATCGCCCCAACGGGATAGGCCAGTCGGTGGTCAAGCTGGACAAGGTCGAGCCGGGCCGGTTGTGGATTTCCGGGATCGATTTGCTCGATGGCACACCGGTATTGGATATCAAGCCGTATGTGCCGTATGCCGACATTGTCGACAACGCCACCAACAGCATCGCCAGTGCGGCGCCGCAGTTGATTGCGGTGCAGTGGCTGAAGACGGCGCTGCAGCAGGCACAAGGCCACGCCCAGCGCCTTGGCGAGCCATTGGTGGCGTTGATCGATCAATGTCTGGCGCAGGATCCACGGCCGGCGTACCAGACGCCCGGACCTGAACGCGAATATGGGGTGCAGTTCTGGGATGTGGATGTGCGCTGGCACTATCCCGAGGCGGGCGTCATCTGTGTGCTTGAAGTGATTGCAGCTGAATAA